One Brassica napus cultivar Da-Ae chromosome A5, Da-Ae, whole genome shotgun sequence DNA window includes the following coding sequences:
- the LOC125609338 gene encoding probable WRKY transcription factor 35: protein MCSVSESLDMDNFQGDLTDVVRGIGSGHVSSSTGPSEGPSPSSLSPPPISDVPSVASCLINPFGDPFVSMTDPLFNLTANKSNNSFEVFPEVSEDDHIKSKCSVFPRIQISQSNIIQDASKCSSPAMAVSSAVAAASPWGMINVVSTNSPRNCSMIDNSNNTSSSSQIQISSSPRNLGIKKRKGQGKKVVCIPAPAAINSRSSGEVVPSDLWAWRKYGQKPIKGSPYPRGYYRCSSSKGCPARKQVERSRTDPNMLVITYTSEHNHPWPTQRNALAGSTRSSISSSSNPSSKSLTSIATATTSSSSRVSQNKDEPNKSHLASSSTPPSPYVAAAVKEEDVEERQNKMEFDNDPDNTYRPDFQHQPEGFFADLDELEEDSLTMLLSQGFSGGGNLENKTTIPDVFSDFFDDDSSRSL from the exons ATGTGCAGCGTCTCTGAATCTTTAGACATGGACAACTTCCAAGGAGACCTAACAGACGTTGTACGAGGTATCGGGTCAGGACACGTTTCATCATCTACTGGGCCATCGGAAGGTCCATCTCCGAGCAGTTTGTCTCCGCCACCGATTTCAGATGTCCCCTCCGTCGCTAGTTGTCTGATAAATCCCTTCGGCGACCCGTTCGTAAGCATGACAGATCCTCTCTTCAACCTCACGGCTAACAAAAGCAACAACAGCTTCGAAGTCTTTCCAGAGGTTTCTGAGGATGATCATATCAAGAGTAAATGCAGTGTCTTCCCAAGAATCCAGATCTCACAGAGCAACATCATCCAGGATGCCTCCAAGTGTAGTTCCCCAGCTATGGCCGTCTCCTCCGCCGTCGCAGCAGCTTCGCCGTGGGGAATGATCAACGTTGTCAGCACTAACAGTCCAAGAAACTGTTCAATGATCGATAATAGTAACAACACGTCATCTTCTTCTCAGATTCAGATCTCTTCTTCCCCTCGGAATCTTGGCATAAAGAAGAG GAAGGGGCAGGGAAAGAAAGTGGTGTGCATACCGGCTCCAGCCGCCATAAACAGCAGGTCCAGTGGGGAAGTAGTTCCGTCTGATCTGTGGGCTTGGCGTAAGTACGGTCAAAAACCAATCAAAGGTTCTCCTTATCCcag GGGTTACTACAGATGTAGCAGCTCGAAAGGTTGTCCAGCTAGGAAACAAGTGGAACGTAGCCGCACCGATCCAAACATGTTAGTCATTACTTACACATCTGAGCATAACCATCCATGGCCCACTCAACGCAACGCTCTCGCCGGCTCTACTCGTTCTTCTATCTCCTCCTCTTCAAACCCTTCTTCCAAATCCTTAACTTCAATCGCAACGGCAACTACCTCTTCCTCATCCAGAGTCTCTCAAAACAAAGACGAACCCAATAAGTCCCACTTGGCCTCCTCCTCCACCCCTCCTTCTCCTTATGTGGCTGCGGCTGTTAAGGAGGAGGACGTTGAGGAGCGTCAGAACAAAATGGAGTTCGATAATGACCCTGACAATACCTATAGACCGGATTTTCAACATCAGCCGGAGGGTTTCTTTGCCGATCTTGACGAGCTAGAGGAAGATTCTTTAACTATGTTACTCTCTCAAGGATTCTCAGGTGGAGGTAACCTAGAGAACAAAACGACGATTCCCGACGTTTTTAGCGATTTCTTTGACGATGACTCCTCAAGGTCGTTATAA
- the LOC106356395 gene encoding rop guanine nucleotide exchange factor 6-like has translation MATIQNDRSTIVRLSVFDVQASQLHQKLDDVGVKPKVIIAMSTNQMLKVCMSINSIALAEMEFPQAYLEALPENGRPCLGDFLIETSRLITSQQITCLESRDISSGHPQYF, from the exons ATGGCGACCATCCAAAATGACAG ATCTACTATTGTCCGTCTAAGTGTCTTTGACGTGCAGGCCAGCCAACTTCACCAAAAGTTAGATGATGTCGGTGTGAAGCCTAAGGTCATTATCGCAATGAGCACTAACCAAATGTTGAAAGTGTGTATGTCAATCAACAGCATCGCTTTAGCTGAAATGGAATTCCCACAAGCATACCTTGAAGCTCTTCCAGAG AACGGGAGGCCATGCCTTGGAGATTTTCTTATAGAAACATCACGTCTGATAACTTCTCAGCAGATTACTTGCTTGGAGTCAAGAGATATTTCTTCTGGCCACCCCCAATATTTTTAG
- the LOC111213146 gene encoding berberine bridge enzyme-like 16, producing the protein MKILSGPTFISILCLIYLITIPRVSSSSPSLTVPHHFLQCLDTQPSDHGSPNSATAVIPTNSSFSANLMSAVRNLRFASASNRKPEAIVAALTETHIRATISCCKLLNLELRVRSGGHDYEGFSYTSPVPFVILDMYNFHKIDINMADETVWVQAGASLGELYYNIASKSKVHAFPAGVCPKVGAGGHFSGGGFGNLMRKYGLSIDHIIDAQIMDANGKVYRDRRSMGEDVFWALRGGGGGSYGVILAWKIKLVRVPEKVTVFKLERTVREGAVDLVHKWQQVAPVIDRDLFIRLEIKPINRKISKGKTIKVSFIGMFLGTPERLLNITKKKFPELHLTTSDCLVKKWIDSVVFWANYPEKAPIEILLKRISANEYYWKRTSDFVQTPISKEGLAKIFQTMIDHSPLPRRVWMQWNPWGGRMGEIPSDATAFVHRGGNLFMIEHFMNWYRPGDELEEKFLAIARSFKEAMAPYVSKNPREAFFNYRDVDIGITTPGYNATYEGAKVYGEKYFKGNYLRLVKTKARFDRTNFFRSQQGIPVLA; encoded by the coding sequence atgaaaatcttGTCAGGACCAACGTTTATCTCCATACTCTGTCTTATCTATCTTATCACAATCCCACGAGTCTCCTCATCATCACCATCGTTAACCGTTCCCCACCATTTCCTCCAATGTCTCGACACTCAACCCTCCGACCACGGCAGTCCTAACTCCGCAACCGCCGTGATCCCCACAAACTCATCATTCTCCGCAAACCTGATGAGCGCCGTCAGAAACCTCCGGTTCGCTTCTGCCTCCAACAGAAAACCGGAAGCCATCGTCGCCGCCCTCACCGAAACCCACATCAGAGCAACAATCTCCTGCTGCAAACTCCTCAACCTCGAGCTCAGAGTCCGCAGCGGCGGCCACGACTACGAAGGCTTCTCCTACACCTCCCCGGTCCCCTTCGTGATCCTAGACATGTACAACTTCCACAAGATCGACATCAACATGGCCGACGAGACCGTGTGGGTCCAAGCCGGGGCCTCTCTCGGGGAGCTTTACTACAACATTGCCAGCAAAAGCAAAGTCCACGCGTTTCCCGCCGGAGTGTGCCCCAAAGTCGGCGCCGGGGGGCATTTCAGCGGCGGAGGGTTCGGTAACCTCATGAGGAAGTACGGTTTGTCGATAGACCATATCATCGACGCGCAGATCATGGACGCCAACGGGAAAGTCTACCGCGACAGACGCTCTATGGGAGAAGACGTGTTCTGGGCGTTACGCGGCGGAGGCGGCGGGAGCTACGGCGTGATTCTTGCGTGGAAGATAAAGCTCGTTAGGGTTCCGGAGAAGGTCACCGTCTTTAAACTTGAGAGGACGGTGAGAGAAGGAGCCGTTGACTTGGTTCACAAGTGGCAGCAAGTGGCTCCGGTTATCGATAGAGATTTATTTATACGGTTAGAGATTAAACCGATAAACCGGAAAATATCCAAAGGGAAGACTATTAAAGTCTCGTTTATAGGAATGTTTCTCGGTACCCCGGAGAGACTCTTAAACATAACGAAAAAGAAGTTCCCGGAGCTGCACTTAACGACGTCGGATTGCTTGGTGAAGAAGTGGATAGACTCGGTGGTCTTCTGGGCTAACTACCCCGAGAAAGCACCGATAGAGATTCTCCTCAAGAGGATCTCAGCGAACGAGTATTACTGGAAACGAACGTCAGACTTTGTTCAAACTCCTATCTCAAAAGAGGGTCTCGCAAAGATTTTTCAGACAATGATCGACCACTCGCCGCTTCCACGGCGAGTGTGGATGCAGTGGAACCCTTGGGGAGGGAGAATGGGTGAGATTCCCTCTGATGCGACGGCGTTTGTTCATAGAGGAGGTAACTTGTTCATGATAGAGCATTTTATGAACTGGTATAGACCTGGAGATGAGCTTGAGGAGAAGTTCTTGGCGATAGCGAGAAGCTTTAAAGAAGCTATGGCTCCGTACGTTTCGAAGAACCCGAGAGAGGCTTTCTTTAATTACAGGGACGTTGATATTGGTATAACGACGCCGGGGTATAACGCGACGTACGAAGGAGCTAAGGTTTATGGGGAAAAGTATTTCAAAGGGAATTACTTGAGGTTGGTTAAGACTAAAGCCCGGTTCGACCGGACTAATTTTTTCCGGTCTCAGCAAGGGATTCCGGTTCTTGCTTAG